The proteins below are encoded in one region of Paenisporosarcina cavernae:
- the hemY gene encoding protoporphyrinogen oxidase: protein MSQQKKKIIIIGGGITGLSAAFYMQKEAREKGYPLEITLIESSPRLGGKIQTLRKDGFIVERGPDSFLARKVSFGQLAEDLGIEDQLVKNATGQAYVLVGEELHPIPAGSVMGIPTEISPFVTSGLFSWSGKVRAAGDFVLPKSNIQGDQSLGHFFRRRFGNEVVENLIEPLLSGIYAGDLDRLSLQATFPQFEKVEQEHRSLILGTKRTTPKSPTKAKKEGIFRTFRDGLETIVESLEQALTDVQLYKGVRAERLQQVGEQVEITLNTGSTLQADGIILTTPHGVTKSLLEEHGIMEEFEEMPSTSVATVAMAFKEDQVQISKDGTGFVVSRNSDYSITACTWTHKKWPTTTPEGHVLMRGYVGRAGDEAIVDLSDKEIEKVVLDDLRKTTKIDGDPLFTVVTRWKEAMPQYVVGHQDRVQRVKADLATKLPHVKLAGSSYEGLGLPDCVDQGKAMTRELLDELFLKEVVVAK, encoded by the coding sequence ATGTCACAACAGAAAAAGAAAATTATCATCATTGGCGGCGGAATCACTGGATTATCCGCTGCCTTCTATATGCAAAAAGAAGCGAGAGAAAAAGGCTATCCATTAGAGATTACACTCATCGAATCTTCTCCACGTTTAGGAGGGAAAATTCAAACGCTTCGAAAAGATGGCTTCATAGTGGAACGCGGACCGGACTCCTTCTTAGCGAGAAAAGTGAGCTTTGGACAGCTTGCAGAAGACTTGGGTATTGAGGACCAACTAGTAAAAAACGCAACAGGACAAGCGTATGTTTTAGTTGGTGAAGAACTCCACCCCATTCCTGCGGGGTCTGTAATGGGGATTCCGACTGAAATTTCTCCGTTTGTTACATCCGGTCTCTTCTCGTGGAGTGGAAAAGTCCGGGCTGCTGGTGATTTTGTTTTGCCGAAATCAAACATTCAAGGAGATCAATCGCTCGGTCACTTTTTCCGTAGACGTTTTGGAAATGAAGTAGTGGAAAACTTAATTGAACCATTGTTATCTGGAATATATGCAGGTGATTTGGACCGACTAAGTTTGCAAGCAACCTTTCCGCAGTTTGAAAAAGTAGAACAAGAGCATCGATCGCTCATACTTGGAACAAAACGGACTACTCCGAAGTCTCCTACAAAAGCAAAAAAAGAAGGAATATTCCGTACGTTCCGTGATGGATTAGAAACTATCGTTGAATCGCTTGAACAAGCACTGACAGATGTTCAACTTTACAAAGGAGTTCGTGCAGAACGCCTTCAACAAGTTGGCGAGCAGGTAGAAATAACATTAAATACAGGCTCGACATTACAGGCAGACGGTATCATCCTTACTACTCCACATGGCGTAACGAAATCGTTATTAGAAGAACATGGAATCATGGAAGAATTTGAAGAAATGCCATCTACTAGTGTGGCAACAGTTGCGATGGCATTTAAAGAAGACCAAGTGCAAATTTCTAAAGATGGTACTGGATTCGTTGTTTCTCGAAACAGTGACTACTCGATCACTGCTTGTACATGGACTCATAAAAAATGGCCAACAACTACACCAGAAGGTCATGTACTGATGAGAGGATATGTAGGTAGAGCAGGAGACGAAGCAATCGTTGATCTATCCGATAAAGAAATTGAAAAAGTTGTGCTAGACGACTTACGCAAAACAACGAAAATCGATGGAGATCCTTTATTCACAGTCGTAACCCGATGGAAAGAAGCAATGCCGCAATACGTCGTCGGTCATCAAGATCGTGTACAACGTGTCAAAGCTGATTTAGCCACTAAATTACCTCATGTGAAACTAGCAGGAAGTTCCTACGAGGGACTTGGATTGCCTGATTGTGTTGATCAAGGGAAAGCAATGACACGCGAACTTCTGGATGAACTTTTTTTGAAAGAAGTAGTTGTCGCGAAATAA
- the hemH gene encoding ferrochelatase, whose translation MGLLVMAYGTPYKEEDLERYYTHIRHGRPPSTEALEDLRDRYRAIGGISPLAKITDDQATALCARLNEVQDDIEFVLYIGLKHIEPFVEDAVKQMHEDGIEEAVSIVLAPHFSTFSIKSYNGRAKETAETLGGPQITSVESWYDEPKFIQYWQEKIASTFASMSEEERAKACLIVSAHSLPEKIIANGDPYPDQLHATADMIAKAAGVENYEVGWQSAGQTPEPWIGPDVQDLTRDLHNEKGYTSFVYTPVGFVADHLEVLFDNDVECKVVTDEIGANYYRPEMPNTQPLFIDAMADVVLKKLNHK comes from the coding sequence ATGGGATTACTAGTGATGGCTTACGGAACGCCATACAAAGAGGAAGACTTAGAACGGTATTACACGCATATTCGTCATGGACGTCCACCAAGTACAGAAGCTTTAGAAGATCTGCGTGATCGTTACCGTGCGATCGGTGGAATTTCGCCTCTTGCGAAAATTACAGATGACCAAGCAACAGCGCTTTGTGCCCGTTTGAATGAAGTGCAAGATGACATTGAATTTGTGCTATACATTGGGTTAAAGCATATTGAACCATTTGTCGAAGATGCAGTGAAACAAATGCACGAAGACGGAATAGAAGAAGCTGTTTCGATTGTGTTAGCACCACACTTCTCTACGTTTTCCATTAAATCCTACAACGGACGTGCAAAAGAAACTGCAGAAACGTTGGGTGGACCACAAATCACATCAGTGGAAAGCTGGTACGATGAGCCGAAGTTTATTCAATACTGGCAGGAAAAGATCGCGTCAACATTTGCATCTATGTCAGAAGAAGAACGCGCTAAAGCTTGCCTAATCGTTTCCGCTCACTCGTTGCCAGAGAAAATCATTGCAAATGGTGACCCGTATCCAGATCAATTACATGCAACAGCAGATATGATTGCGAAAGCAGCAGGAGTCGAAAACTACGAAGTTGGTTGGCAAAGTGCTGGACAAACTCCTGAGCCGTGGATTGGACCAGATGTACAAGACTTAACGCGCGATCTACATAACGAAAAAGGATACACTTCTTTCGTTTACACGCCAGTTGGATTTGTAGCGGACCATTTAGAAGTGCTTTTTGACAATGATGTCGAGTGTAAAGTTGTGACGGATGAAATTGGCGCGAACTATTACCGTCCGGAAATGCCAAACACACAACCGTTATTTATTGATGCAATGGCAGATGTCGTGTTAAAAAAGTTGAACCACAAATAA
- a CDS encoding response regulator transcription factor, protein MPQHRIFIVEDDRKIAALLADTLRKYQYDVQIVEDFDRVLDEMKAFDPHLILLDINLPTYDGYYWCRQFRLETTCPIIFISARSGEMDQVFALENGGDDFITKPFHYEIVLAKIRSHLRRTYGEYALKTEERTLKQGKLCLYLERMELHLGNEIIPLQKKETTILELLFAEHPKVVTREKLLEELWDDQSFVDENTLNVNMTRVRKKLADYGIKSTLETVRGAGYKFVLHPEET, encoded by the coding sequence ATGCCGCAACATCGAATTTTTATCGTAGAAGATGATCGGAAAATTGCTGCTTTATTAGCCGATACTCTTCGCAAATATCAATATGACGTGCAGATTGTCGAGGATTTCGATCGTGTATTAGACGAGATGAAAGCATTCGATCCGCACTTAATCTTATTGGATATCAATTTGCCAACGTATGACGGGTATTATTGGTGTCGTCAATTTCGATTAGAAACGACTTGCCCTATCATATTCATCTCTGCTCGTTCTGGTGAAATGGATCAAGTGTTTGCGCTAGAAAATGGTGGAGACGATTTCATCACGAAACCATTTCACTATGAAATCGTCTTAGCGAAGATACGTAGTCATTTACGAAGAACGTATGGGGAGTATGCTTTAAAGACGGAAGAACGAACGTTGAAACAAGGTAAACTTTGTCTTTATTTAGAGCGAATGGAACTTCACCTTGGGAATGAAATCATTCCTCTTCAGAAAAAAGAAACAACCATATTAGAGTTGTTATTTGCCGAACATCCAAAAGTCGTGACCAGAGAGAAGTTACTAGAAGAGTTATGGGATGATCAATCATTCGTCGACGAAAATACATTGAATGTAAATATGACTCGCGTTCGAAAAAAACTTGCGGATTATGGGATCAAATCTACATTAGAAACCGTCAGGGGAGCAGGATATAAATTCGTGCTTCATCCGGAGGAAACATAA
- a CDS encoding YhgE/Pip domain-containing protein: MKAELQQILKNRKLLIPILAVLFIPVLYAGMFLWAFWDPYEQLKDLPVAIVNEDAGATVEGETLQLGSDVTEKLVDGRQFYFQEMTEKQAEKALENKEIYMMVHIPSEFSDHVTTLYDEQPSDVIIDYVPNEGYNFLSAQIGDTAMEKVRAEVNKEIVATYSTKMIDGIDEMKGGITEAADAATKFADGTNSLSSGTTELKNGVLTLKNGATQFQTGFTALQSGITSYTNGVNSLSAGLTKATSSEGQLVNGISQASAGATSLTNGASKVAAGNEALATGIESFSQKLAPVLASLPEEQANSYKEALAQMQMSSKALAQGANDVSKGASQLSSGLTQAESGANKLYAAHQQLSDGAKTLESKSPELSAGATKLSNAATQLAAGSDKLVNGSEKVENGARALDDNMHVFADELEDGATEAASKSLNGDNTEQAAAPVSVVKSAVNHVPNYGSGFAPYFLSLGLFVGALLISIVFPLVLPAGEVKSGIRLGLSKAGVLAIVGVVQALLADAVLIYGLGLDVSQPYLFVLLSIVTSFAFLAIVQLLVSVLGDPGRFVAIVILILQLTTSAGTFPLELIPTSLQPFNAFLPMTYSVEGMKDAISSTNVDSVWQSIGVLAAFMAGAFILTLVFFQTKFRKNVATTN; encoded by the coding sequence TTGAAAGCAGAGTTACAACAAATTTTGAAAAACCGAAAGTTACTTATTCCGATTTTAGCTGTACTTTTTATCCCAGTATTATATGCGGGAATGTTTTTATGGGCATTTTGGGATCCGTATGAACAATTAAAAGATTTACCGGTAGCGATAGTCAATGAAGATGCCGGCGCAACTGTCGAAGGAGAAACACTTCAACTCGGGTCAGATGTTACGGAGAAATTGGTGGATGGACGCCAATTTTATTTTCAAGAAATGACCGAAAAACAAGCAGAAAAAGCACTTGAAAACAAAGAAATTTACATGATGGTGCATATTCCATCGGAATTTTCCGATCATGTTACCACGCTCTATGACGAACAACCAAGCGACGTCATCATCGATTATGTGCCTAATGAAGGCTACAATTTCCTATCTGCACAAATCGGGGATACAGCAATGGAAAAAGTTCGTGCGGAAGTAAACAAAGAAATCGTTGCAACTTACTCCACGAAAATGATTGATGGAATTGATGAAATGAAAGGCGGCATCACAGAAGCTGCAGATGCTGCAACAAAATTTGCAGACGGAACTAATTCCCTTTCTTCAGGTACAACTGAATTGAAAAATGGAGTACTGACATTAAAAAATGGTGCTACACAATTTCAAACAGGATTTACAGCATTACAAAGTGGTATTACTTCTTATACAAATGGCGTAAACTCATTATCTGCAGGACTTACGAAAGCCACTTCTTCGGAAGGACAGTTAGTAAATGGTATTAGTCAAGCGTCTGCTGGTGCTACTTCATTAACAAATGGAGCATCAAAAGTTGCTGCTGGGAATGAAGCACTAGCAACTGGGATCGAGTCGTTCTCACAGAAATTAGCACCTGTTTTAGCATCACTCCCGGAAGAACAGGCGAATTCTTATAAAGAAGCACTTGCTCAAATGCAAATGTCGAGTAAAGCACTTGCACAAGGTGCAAATGACGTATCAAAAGGGGCATCCCAACTGTCTAGCGGACTTACGCAAGCAGAAAGTGGTGCGAACAAATTGTATGCTGCACATCAACAACTGTCCGATGGTGCAAAGACACTGGAAAGTAAGTCGCCAGAATTAAGTGCAGGAGCAACAAAACTTTCGAACGCAGCAACACAATTGGCTGCTGGTAGCGACAAATTAGTAAACGGTTCGGAAAAAGTGGAGAATGGCGCACGAGCATTAGATGACAACATGCACGTGTTTGCAGATGAATTAGAAGATGGTGCGACGGAAGCGGCATCGAAGTCGTTAAATGGCGACAACACGGAACAAGCAGCGGCACCGGTTTCGGTTGTAAAATCCGCTGTGAATCATGTGCCAAACTACGGATCAGGATTTGCACCTTACTTCCTATCACTAGGATTGTTTGTCGGTGCACTTTTAATTTCCATCGTATTCCCGCTAGTTTTACCAGCCGGTGAAGTGAAAAGCGGCATTCGATTAGGTTTGAGTAAAGCTGGAGTGTTAGCAATCGTAGGTGTTGTTCAAGCACTTCTTGCTGATGCGGTCTTGATTTACGGATTAGGGTTAGATGTTTCTCAGCCATATTTGTTTGTCTTGCTCAGTATCGTCACAAGTTTTGCCTTTTTAGCAATCGTCCAACTACTCGTATCGGTTCTTGGAGACCCAGGAAGATTTGTGGCAATTGTCATATTGATTTTACAGTTAACGACGAGTGCTGGAACATTCCCGCTCGAGTTAATTCCAACATCGTTACAACCATTTAATGCGTTTTTACCAATGACCTATTCAGTGGAAGGAATGAAAGATGCCATTTCATCAACAAATGTTGACTCTGTATGGCAATCGATCGGTGTACTCGCTGCGTTTATGGCGGGAGCATTTATCTTAACACTCGTATTTTTCCAAACGAAATTTCGGAAAAATGTTGCAACAACAAACTAA
- a CDS encoding TetR/AcrR family transcriptional regulator, with protein MDRRKEILDAATRSFSIFGYKATTMDQVAKLANVGKGTIYTFFSTKEELFHEIVFSMIEEMTFEKDKVIDETKPFDENALAVLMKMLEFREKHALFAKLIQEEREMGTPIVQEALNQIERKIIGYIAEHLQLGIDREKMREVDVEIVSYLLLKSYLALAVEWQKTHESILSENQITRVFHDVIFKSLA; from the coding sequence ATGGATCGAAGAAAAGAAATTTTGGATGCTGCGACGCGTTCGTTTTCGATTTTTGGCTATAAGGCTACAACAATGGATCAAGTGGCAAAGCTTGCAAACGTAGGAAAGGGAACAATTTACACCTTTTTTTCTACGAAAGAAGAGTTATTTCATGAAATTGTTTTTTCGATGATTGAAGAAATGACGTTTGAAAAAGACAAAGTGATTGATGAAACAAAACCATTCGATGAAAATGCTCTTGCCGTTTTAATGAAAATGTTGGAGTTTCGCGAGAAACATGCATTGTTTGCGAAATTAATACAAGAAGAGCGAGAAATGGGAACACCAATTGTTCAAGAAGCATTAAACCAAATTGAACGGAAAATTATTGGGTACATTGCAGAGCATTTACAACTTGGCATTGATAGAGAAAAAATGCGAGAAGTAGATGTAGAGATCGTCTCGTATCTGTTACTCAAATCGTACTTGGCGTTAGCGGTAGAATGGCAGAAAACGCATGAATCGATTTTATCAGAGAATCAAATTACACGTGTGTTCCATGATGTGATTTTTAAAAGTCTCGCGTAA
- a CDS encoding lipoate--protein ligase has translation MQFVNNQGITDPRINLAIEEYVLKTMDVEKDSFFLFYINEPSIIIGKNQNTVEEINTDYVESNGIHVVRRLSGGGAVYHDLGNLNFSFITKDDGDSFRNFKKFTQPIVDALKDLGVDAELSGRNDILAEGRKISGNAQFSTKGRMFSHGTLLFDSEMDAVVSALKVRKDKIESKGIKSIRSRVANIMEFLQDPITIEQFRTKILHSIFGGAENVQEVELTEQDWENIHTLSKERYANWDWNYGKSPAFNLEHRERFPQGGIDVKLQVKNNKIEDIHIYGDFFGLGDVADVENALKGISYEQSAIQTAIRDIDIEKYLGGISREDFVKLVY, from the coding sequence ATGCAATTTGTAAATAACCAAGGAATTACGGATCCTCGTATTAATTTAGCGATAGAGGAATACGTATTAAAAACGATGGATGTAGAAAAAGATTCGTTCTTTTTGTTTTATATTAATGAACCATCTATTATCATCGGGAAAAACCAAAATACAGTAGAAGAAATTAATACGGACTATGTGGAGTCAAATGGTATCCATGTGGTGCGCCGATTATCAGGCGGTGGAGCAGTTTATCATGATTTAGGGAATTTGAATTTTAGTTTTATTACAAAAGATGATGGAGATAGTTTCCGTAATTTTAAAAAGTTTACGCAACCAATTGTTGATGCATTGAAAGACTTAGGGGTAGATGCTGAGCTATCTGGTCGAAATGACATCTTGGCTGAAGGTAGAAAAATTTCAGGTAACGCTCAATTTTCGACCAAAGGGAGAATGTTTAGTCACGGTACGTTGCTATTTGATTCAGAAATGGATGCTGTCGTGTCAGCATTGAAAGTACGTAAAGATAAAATTGAGTCAAAAGGAATTAAATCAATTCGTTCGCGTGTGGCGAATATAATGGAGTTCCTTCAAGATCCCATTACAATCGAGCAATTCCGTACGAAAATTTTGCATTCTATTTTCGGTGGAGCTGAAAATGTGCAAGAGGTGGAATTAACGGAACAAGATTGGGAAAACATTCATACCTTGTCAAAAGAACGTTACGCAAATTGGGATTGGAACTACGGGAAATCTCCAGCGTTCAATTTAGAACATCGTGAACGTTTTCCTCAAGGTGGTATCGATGTAAAACTACAAGTGAAAAACAATAAAATTGAAGACATTCATATTTATGGAGACTTTTTCGGTCTTGGAGACGTGGCAGATGTGGAAAATGCACTTAAAGGCATTTCGTATGAACAATCTGCTATTCAAACTGCGATACGAGACATCGATATTGAGAAATATTTAGGTGGAATTTCTCGTGAAGACTTTGTCAAACTCGTGTACTGA
- the yhfH gene encoding protein YhfH, which produces MIENVLEFFRNLPAKKCTTCGETIEEQHECYGNTCDKCLQN; this is translated from the coding sequence ATGATAGAGAACGTGTTAGAATTTTTCCGTAACCTACCTGCAAAAAAATGTACAACGTGTGGTGAAACGATCGAAGAACAGCACGAATGCTACGGCAATACTTGCGACAAATGCCTTCAAAACTAA